In Poecilia reticulata strain Guanapo linkage group LG1, Guppy_female_1.0+MT, whole genome shotgun sequence, one genomic interval encodes:
- the afmid gene encoding kynurenine formamidase isoform X2 — protein MHWMEMKKDELEKQYSPSRWSHRMAADDVIKAHVKALKEGTERARSLAETLINVPYGEGDGEKLDVYIPKTASLDVNLVIYIHGGYWQFLSKEESGFMAVPLVDKDVVVVAVGYDIAPKGNMDLMVSQVRRSVVSVVQQYSHISGLYLCGHSAGAHLAAMVLSTDWSQYGATPNIKGAFLVSGIYDLLPILSTYINEPLKMTEEVAVRNSPSQLVPHLKRSSSGCQIVVAVAQNDSSEFRKQSEEYYKTLEAAGLTVIMEDVANTDHFSVVEQLVDGDYHLTKLLLKMMGKS, from the exons ATGCACTGGATGGAAATGAAGAAAGAC GAGCTAGAGAAGCAGTACTCACCCAGCAGGTGGTCCCACAGGATGGCGGCAGACGACGTGATCAAGGCCCACGTCAAGGCTCTGAAGGAAG GTACAGAGCGAGCCCGCAGTCTGGCTGAAACTTTAATCAACGTTCCATACGGAGAGGGAGATGGAGAGAAACTGGACGTGTACATCCCCAAGACCGCCTCTTTGG ACGTCAACCTTGTTATTTACATCCACGGAGGCTACTGGCAGTTTCTCAG cAAAGAGGAGTCTGGATTCATGGCTGTCCCACTCGTTGATAAGGACGTTGTTGTGGTTGCCGTTGGCTACGACATTGCCCCCAAAG GTAACATGGACCTGATGGTGTCCCAGGTTCGCAGGAGCGTCGTTTCTGTCGTTCAGCAGTACTCTCatatcag TGGTCTGTACCTGTGTGGCCACTCTGCAGGGGCTCACCTGGCCGCTATGGTGCTCTCCACCGACTGGTCCCAGTACGGCGCCACACCAAACATCAAAG GCGCTTTCCTTGTGAGCGGCATATATGACCTGCTGCCCATCCTGTCCACGTACATCAACGAGCCTCTGAAGATGACAGA GGAGGTGGCGGTGAGAAACAGCCCCAGCCAGCTGGTCCCTCATCTCAAACGATCCTCGTCAGGCTGTCAGATCGTCGTGGCCGTCGCCCAGAACGACTCGTCGGAGTTTCGCAAGCAGTCGGAGGAATACTACAAA ACTCTGGAAGCAGCAGGACTGACGGTGATCATGGAGGATGTGGCGAACACAGACCATTTCAGTGTCGTTGAGCAGCTGGTGGATGGAGACTATCACCTGACCAAG CTCCTCCTGAAGATGATGGGGAAGAGCTGA
- the cant1b gene encoding soluble calcium-activated nucleotidase 1b isoform X1, producing MGTRARFSSLPSYQCLFFSSCYESGGSFHLQPTAGSRDEPDTSMNSFGFAVRGLPLALASMTQATVSDLRFHPRWRAIIVTTLLALVLMLYLHRTIGNTDTPTRSSFQTRREEDVRSQRLSWCLKRKKPYNDTYPLSPPERTPHGVRYRIGAIADLDTASQSSKGQTWFSYMKRGYVTVSESADKLEVEWDADTVTLESSLAEKGRGMELSELVAFNGHLYSVDDRTGVVYRIEGSRAVPWVILPDGDGSVSKGFKAEWLAVKDEHLYVGGLGKEWTTTSGEFVNNNPEWVKVIDYKGGVEHENWLPYYATLRRAAGIKPPGYLIHESAAWSERLQRWFFLPRRASHEHYEEAADERRATNLLLSCPADFRHVTTQRVGPFNPTHGFSSFKFVPDTDDQVVLALKSEEDAGRIATYIIAFTLDGRLLMPETKMGDVKYEGLEFI from the exons ATGGGAACAAGAGCCCGTTTTAGCAGCTTGCCCTCCTACCAGTGCCTATTCTTCTCCAGCTGCTATGAAA GCGGTGGAAGTTTTCATCTCCAACCCACAGCTGGCTCCAGGGATGAACCCGACACTTCCATGAACTCCTTCGGTTTCGCGGTTCGAGGCCTCCCCCTGGCCTTGGCGTCCATGACGCAGGCCACTGTCTCCGACCTGCGCTTCCATCCCAGATGGAGAGCAATAATCGTGACCACCCTGCTGGCCTTAGTGCTCATGCTGTACTTGCACCGGACCATAGGGAACACAGACACACCGACCAGAAGTAGTTTTCAAACTCGCAGAGAGGAGGATGTGAGATCACAAAGACTCTCTTGGTGTCTAAAGAGGAAAAAGCCCTACAATGACACATACCCGTTGAGTCCACCAGAGAGGACGCCGCACGGCGTTCGCTACCGTATAGGAGCGATTGCCGACCTGGACACGGCGTCCCAAAGCTCCAAGGGTCAGACGTGGTTCAGCTACATGAAAAGAGGCTACGTGACCGTTTCGGAGAGCGCGGACAAACTGGAGGTGGAGTGGGATGCAGACACCGTCACCTTGGAGAGCAGTCTGGCTGAGAAAGGACGAG GTATGGAGCTGTCAGAGCTGGTGGCCTTCAACGGTCATCTTTACAGTGTGGATGACCGCACAGGTGTGGTGTACAGGATTGAGGGGAGCAGAGCCGTTCCCTGGGTGATACTTCCTGATGGCGACGGGTCCGTGTCTAAAG GATTCAAGGCGGAGTGGCTGGCAGTGAAGGATGAGCACCTGTACGTCGGAGGTCTGGGGAAAGAGTGGACGACGACATCCGGGGAATTCGTCAACAACAACCCCGAGTGGGTGAAAGTGATCGACTACAAGGGCGGCGTGGAGCATGAAAACTGGTTGCCTTACTACGCCACCCTGCGGAGAGCTGCAGGGATCAAACCACCAG GTTACCTCATCCATGAATCGGCAGCTTGGAGCGAGCGCCTCCAGCGGTGGTTCTTCCTACCTCGCCGTGCCAGCCACGAGCACTATGAGGAGGCGGCTGACGAGCGTCGAGCCACCAACCTCCTCCTGTCCTGCCCTGCGGACTTCAGACACGTGACCACGCAGCGCGTCGGACCTTTTAACCCCACCCACGGCTTCTCCTCATTCAAATTCGTTCCAGACACAGACGACCAGGTCGTCCTGGCTCTGAAGTCGGAGGAGGACGCAGGCAGGATCGCCACTTACATCATTGCTTTTACGCTGGACGGGCGGCTGCTGATGCCCGAGACCAAGATGGGAGATGTGAAGTACGAAGGGCTGGAGTTCATTTGA
- the ogal gene encoding protein O-GlcNAcase: protein MSTPGRDERPFISGVVEGFYGRPWTMEQRTELFKREHQWGLNTYLYAPKDDYKHRMYWRELYSPEEAEQLVALISAAEKNRVEFIYAISPGLDITFSNPREVAALKRKLDQVKEFGCRSFSLLFDDIETEMCPADKQAFSSFAHAQVAITNEVYQHLRDAKTFLFCPTDYCAAFCNPNVPQSSYLQTVGEKLLPGIDILWTGPKVVSNKISVESIEEVTAVLKRPPVIWDNIHANDYDPQRLFLGPYKDRPTELIPKLRGVLTNPNCEFYLNFVAIHTLATWCRSSAAGGGSGVEMGYSPQGALTLALSDWLQELMSADQPGGACRSARLRKAPQPDEESMQTDAAESLYIPGPGENPLYTAEPLTPDDLNLLSDLFYLPYEHGATARTMLEELDWLRTHREAAAAQTEEWRDRAGKFDGMCDAVVQMFNRLSNAPNRSVLYDLYNYICDIKSGVGLARAYVKTLGGQDQPSAQTLTDDPEPWGFRGGLSGEFQRMLPGHGNRDLFKRPPMTAVYCVRPYCSGDKVEVQKIFKEMQRREEQSHKLISDSLSSGDVAPSPQCALVVEDDIGVCGYALALTDAKQAAATEQRPGSDTLLKDYPSLVVVQVLPRVTDPSPARRMVTQLLSSVRSSGSRGVFCELRQSDRRMLDFYSKLGSFEHFPVDRSLAQDAVVMATKFQ from the exons ATGTCCACACCTGGCAGGGACGAGAGACCCTTCATCAGTGGGGTGGTGGAAG GGTTTTATGGGCGGCCATGGACTATGGAGCAGAGAACAGAGCTCTTTAAAAG gGAGCACCAGTGGGGTCTGAACACCTACCTGTACGCTCCCAAAGACGACTACAAACACCGGATGTATTGGAGAGAACTATACTCTCCGGAGGAGGCAG AGCAACTGGTGGCCCTGATTTCAGCAGCCGAAAAGAATCGGGTTGAGTTCATCTACGCCATCTCTCCGGGTCTGGACATCACCTTCTCCAACCCCAGGGAGGTGGCAGCTCTGAAGAGGAAGCTGGACCAG GTGAAGGAGTTCGGCTGCAGGTCCTTCTCTTTGCTCTTTGACGACATCGAGACCGAGATGTGTCCGGCGGACAAGCAGGCCTTCAGCTCCTTCGCCCACGCCCAGGTGGCCATCACCAACGAGGTGTACCAGCACTTGAGAGACGCCAAGACCTTCCTCTTCTGCCCAACAG ACTACTGCGCTGCTTTCTGCAACCCCAACGTGCCTCAGTCCTCTTATCTGCAGACGGTGGGGGAAAAACTCCTGCCTGGGATTGATATACTTTGGACTG GTCCGAAAGTGGTGTCCAACAAGATCTCAGTTGAATCCATTGAGGAGGTGACGGCGGTCCTGAAGAGGCCACCGGTCATCTGGGACAACATTCACGCCAATGACTATGATCCTCAGCGGCTCTTCCTGGGACCGTATAAG GATCGACCCACTGAGCTGATTCCTAAACTGAGAGGCGTGCTCACAAACCCCAACTGTGAGTTTTACCTAAACTTCGTGGCCATCCACACTTTGGCAACATGGTGCAGATCTTCAGCTGCCGGAGGAGGAAGTGGTGTGGAGATGG GCTACAGCCCTCAGGGAGCCCTGACTCTGGCCCTCTCAGACTGGCTGCAGGAGTTGATGAGCGCCGATCAGCCGGGAG GTGCTTGTCGGTCGGCTCGCCTCAGGAAAGCGCCTCAGCCGGACGAGGAGTCCATGCAGACGGACGCGGCCGAGAGCCTCTACATTCCTGGGCCGGGAGAGAACCCGCTGTACACGGCTGAGCCGCTGACTCCGGACGACCTGAACCTGCTGTCGGACCTCTTCTACCTGCCGTATGAGCACGGGGCCACGGCCAGGACCatgctggaggagctggactGGCTCAGGACCCACCGCGAGGCTGCCGCAGCGCAGACGGAAGAG TGGCGCGACCGGGCAGGAAAGTTCGACGGCATGTGCGACGCGGTGGTGCAGATGTTCAACCGTCTGTCCAACGCCCCGAACCGCAGCGTTTTGTACGACCTCTACAACTACATCTGCGACATCAAGAGCGGCGTCGGACTGGCTCGAGCCTACGTCAAGACGCTCG GAGGTCAGGATCAGCCCTCCGCTCAGACGCTGACCGACGATCCGGAGCCGTGGGGCTTCAGAGGAGGCCTCTCCGGAGAGTTCCAG AGGATGCTCCCAGGACATGGAAACAGGGATCTGTTTAAACGCCCTCCCATGACTGCGGTCTACTGCGTGCGTCCTTACTGCAGCGGCGACAAG GTTGAGGTGCAGAAGATTTTTAAGGAGATGCAGAGAAGAGAAGAACAAAGCCATAAACTCATCAGTGACAG CCTATCCTCGGGGGACGTCGCCCCCTCTCCGCAGTGCGCTCTTGTTGTGGAGGACGACATCGGGGTCTGTGGATATGCGCTGGCACTCACCGATGCCAAACAAGCTGCAGCCACAGAGCAG AGGCCAGGAAGTGACACCTTGTTAAAGGATTACCCCTCCCTGGTTGTGGTCCAAGTGCTGCCTCGGGTCACTGATCCATCCCCGGCCAGGCGTATGGTCACTCAGCTGCTGTCCTCAGTCAGGAGCAGCG GCTCCAGAGGAGTTTTCTGCGAGCTGAGGCAGAGCGACCGGAGGATGCTCGACTTCTACTCTAAACTCGGCTCCTTCGAACACTTTCCCGTGGACAGGAGTCTGGCTCAGGATGCCGTCGTCATGGCAACAAAGTTCCAGTAA
- the cant1b gene encoding soluble calcium-activated nucleotidase 1b isoform X2 produces the protein MNSFGFAVRGLPLALASMTQATVSDLRFHPRWRAIIVTTLLALVLMLYLHRTIGNTDTPTRSSFQTRREEDVRSQRLSWCLKRKKPYNDTYPLSPPERTPHGVRYRIGAIADLDTASQSSKGQTWFSYMKRGYVTVSESADKLEVEWDADTVTLESSLAEKGRGMELSELVAFNGHLYSVDDRTGVVYRIEGSRAVPWVILPDGDGSVSKGFKAEWLAVKDEHLYVGGLGKEWTTTSGEFVNNNPEWVKVIDYKGGVEHENWLPYYATLRRAAGIKPPGYLIHESAAWSERLQRWFFLPRRASHEHYEEAADERRATNLLLSCPADFRHVTTQRVGPFNPTHGFSSFKFVPDTDDQVVLALKSEEDAGRIATYIIAFTLDGRLLMPETKMGDVKYEGLEFI, from the exons ATGAACTCCTTCGGTTTCGCGGTTCGAGGCCTCCCCCTGGCCTTGGCGTCCATGACGCAGGCCACTGTCTCCGACCTGCGCTTCCATCCCAGATGGAGAGCAATAATCGTGACCACCCTGCTGGCCTTAGTGCTCATGCTGTACTTGCACCGGACCATAGGGAACACAGACACACCGACCAGAAGTAGTTTTCAAACTCGCAGAGAGGAGGATGTGAGATCACAAAGACTCTCTTGGTGTCTAAAGAGGAAAAAGCCCTACAATGACACATACCCGTTGAGTCCACCAGAGAGGACGCCGCACGGCGTTCGCTACCGTATAGGAGCGATTGCCGACCTGGACACGGCGTCCCAAAGCTCCAAGGGTCAGACGTGGTTCAGCTACATGAAAAGAGGCTACGTGACCGTTTCGGAGAGCGCGGACAAACTGGAGGTGGAGTGGGATGCAGACACCGTCACCTTGGAGAGCAGTCTGGCTGAGAAAGGACGAG GTATGGAGCTGTCAGAGCTGGTGGCCTTCAACGGTCATCTTTACAGTGTGGATGACCGCACAGGTGTGGTGTACAGGATTGAGGGGAGCAGAGCCGTTCCCTGGGTGATACTTCCTGATGGCGACGGGTCCGTGTCTAAAG GATTCAAGGCGGAGTGGCTGGCAGTGAAGGATGAGCACCTGTACGTCGGAGGTCTGGGGAAAGAGTGGACGACGACATCCGGGGAATTCGTCAACAACAACCCCGAGTGGGTGAAAGTGATCGACTACAAGGGCGGCGTGGAGCATGAAAACTGGTTGCCTTACTACGCCACCCTGCGGAGAGCTGCAGGGATCAAACCACCAG GTTACCTCATCCATGAATCGGCAGCTTGGAGCGAGCGCCTCCAGCGGTGGTTCTTCCTACCTCGCCGTGCCAGCCACGAGCACTATGAGGAGGCGGCTGACGAGCGTCGAGCCACCAACCTCCTCCTGTCCTGCCCTGCGGACTTCAGACACGTGACCACGCAGCGCGTCGGACCTTTTAACCCCACCCACGGCTTCTCCTCATTCAAATTCGTTCCAGACACAGACGACCAGGTCGTCCTGGCTCTGAAGTCGGAGGAGGACGCAGGCAGGATCGCCACTTACATCATTGCTTTTACGCTGGACGGGCGGCTGCTGATGCCCGAGACCAAGATGGGAGATGTGAAGTACGAAGGGCTGGAGTTCATTTGA
- the afmid gene encoding kynurenine formamidase isoform X1 has translation MAAEQLTAVSFCQQELEKQYSPSRWSHRMAADDVIKAHVKALKEGTERARSLAETLINVPYGEGDGEKLDVYIPKTASLDVNLVIYIHGGYWQFLSKEESGFMAVPLVDKDVVVVAVGYDIAPKGNMDLMVSQVRRSVVSVVQQYSHISGLYLCGHSAGAHLAAMVLSTDWSQYGATPNIKGAFLVSGIYDLLPILSTYINEPLKMTEEVAVRNSPSQLVPHLKRSSSGCQIVVAVAQNDSSEFRKQSEEYYKTLEAAGLTVIMEDVANTDHFSVVEQLVDGDYHLTKLLLKMMGKS, from the exons ATGGCGGCGGAGCAGCTCACAGCAGTGTCTTTCTGTCAACAGGAGCTAGAGAAGCAGTACTCACCCAGCAGGTGGTCCCACAGGATGGCGGCAGACGACGTGATCAAGGCCCACGTCAAGGCTCTGAAGGAAG GTACAGAGCGAGCCCGCAGTCTGGCTGAAACTTTAATCAACGTTCCATACGGAGAGGGAGATGGAGAGAAACTGGACGTGTACATCCCCAAGACCGCCTCTTTGG ACGTCAACCTTGTTATTTACATCCACGGAGGCTACTGGCAGTTTCTCAG cAAAGAGGAGTCTGGATTCATGGCTGTCCCACTCGTTGATAAGGACGTTGTTGTGGTTGCCGTTGGCTACGACATTGCCCCCAAAG GTAACATGGACCTGATGGTGTCCCAGGTTCGCAGGAGCGTCGTTTCTGTCGTTCAGCAGTACTCTCatatcag TGGTCTGTACCTGTGTGGCCACTCTGCAGGGGCTCACCTGGCCGCTATGGTGCTCTCCACCGACTGGTCCCAGTACGGCGCCACACCAAACATCAAAG GCGCTTTCCTTGTGAGCGGCATATATGACCTGCTGCCCATCCTGTCCACGTACATCAACGAGCCTCTGAAGATGACAGA GGAGGTGGCGGTGAGAAACAGCCCCAGCCAGCTGGTCCCTCATCTCAAACGATCCTCGTCAGGCTGTCAGATCGTCGTGGCCGTCGCCCAGAACGACTCGTCGGAGTTTCGCAAGCAGTCGGAGGAATACTACAAA ACTCTGGAAGCAGCAGGACTGACGGTGATCATGGAGGATGTGGCGAACACAGACCATTTCAGTGTCGTTGAGCAGCTGGTGGATGGAGACTATCACCTGACCAAG CTCCTCCTGAAGATGATGGGGAAGAGCTGA
- the afmid gene encoding kynurenine formamidase isoform X3 yields the protein MAAEQLTAVSFCQQELEKQYSPSRWSHRMAADDVIKAHVKALKEGTERARSLAETLINVPYGEGDGEKLDVYIPKTASLDVNLVIYIHGGYWQFLSKEESGFMAVPLVDKDVVVVAVGYDIAPKGNMDLMVSQVRRSVVSVVQQYSHISGLYLCGHSAGAHLAAMVLSTDWSQYGATPNIKGAFLVSGIYDLLPILSTYINEPLKMTEEVAVRNSPSQLVPHLKRSSSGCQIVVAVAQNDSSEFRKQSEEYYKVSGHRGE from the exons ATGGCGGCGGAGCAGCTCACAGCAGTGTCTTTCTGTCAACAGGAGCTAGAGAAGCAGTACTCACCCAGCAGGTGGTCCCACAGGATGGCGGCAGACGACGTGATCAAGGCCCACGTCAAGGCTCTGAAGGAAG GTACAGAGCGAGCCCGCAGTCTGGCTGAAACTTTAATCAACGTTCCATACGGAGAGGGAGATGGAGAGAAACTGGACGTGTACATCCCCAAGACCGCCTCTTTGG ACGTCAACCTTGTTATTTACATCCACGGAGGCTACTGGCAGTTTCTCAG cAAAGAGGAGTCTGGATTCATGGCTGTCCCACTCGTTGATAAGGACGTTGTTGTGGTTGCCGTTGGCTACGACATTGCCCCCAAAG GTAACATGGACCTGATGGTGTCCCAGGTTCGCAGGAGCGTCGTTTCTGTCGTTCAGCAGTACTCTCatatcag TGGTCTGTACCTGTGTGGCCACTCTGCAGGGGCTCACCTGGCCGCTATGGTGCTCTCCACCGACTGGTCCCAGTACGGCGCCACACCAAACATCAAAG GCGCTTTCCTTGTGAGCGGCATATATGACCTGCTGCCCATCCTGTCCACGTACATCAACGAGCCTCTGAAGATGACAGA GGAGGTGGCGGTGAGAAACAGCCCCAGCCAGCTGGTCCCTCATCTCAAACGATCCTCGTCAGGCTGTCAGATCGTCGTGGCCGTCGCCCAGAACGACTCGTCGGAGTTTCGCAAGCAGTCGGAGGAATACTACAAAGTTAGTGGCCACAGAGGAGAATAA